A section of the Branchiostoma lanceolatum isolate klBraLanc5 chromosome 19, klBraLanc5.hap2, whole genome shotgun sequence genome encodes:
- the LOC136425787 gene encoding serine/arginine repetitive matrix protein 2-like: MPRVTPKLRKPIVPPSGKVMPKTKKTQAPTESPKKTKSSSKKDKKSKSSSTSSPAKKKSSSSNSSGGSSDNPSGGGN; encoded by the exons GTGACTCCGAAGTTAAGAAAACCGATCGTTCCTCCTTCAGGAAAG GTTATGCCAAAGACTAAAAAGACCCAAGCG CCAACTGAGTCTCCAAAAAAGACCAAGAGTTCGAGTAAG AAGGATAAAAAGAGCAAGTCGTCCTCAACATCGTCCCCTGCAAAG AAGAAAAGCTCCTCCTCCAACAGCAGTGGCGGCAGCAGTGACAACCCTTCAGGCGGAGGCAACTAG
- the LOC136425510 gene encoding uncharacterized protein isoform X1: MEQLLTSLRGVAESQVGERTFESHIFFDGGCKQGQPSQWALQLLSLMDHTLKDGNSKESIINQCTKYKTPYGLQLHWDLHYDNGETESGMSFNIHLKDNTLVKNKKRWSQVMYMSYILDYAVYFSPIGVESKRDANGAGGWTAGEFNDDQYLQIDLGEDMVFTGVVTQGKSGTSEWVTRYRLLYSDDGELWQYYKDDSGQPVEFEGNRDPDTPARQLLDKPITTRFVSFNPVQWNNRISMRVEVLGYLATDKDRDNFMLATDADVKFSPQSAKALLDIMTRDPNVGAVCARTHPLGSGPMVWYQMFDYAMGHWFQKVANSVLGTVLCCPGCFSVYRAKAVRDALPTYATKVTKAEEFLTKDMGEDRWFCTLLVEKGWRLEYTAVSEDSTYCPEEFDEFFNQRRRWIPSTVANQMELLRKWANGQMINDYISRLFILYQGFLFFSMMIGPSTVILIIAAGLELVVGNIGSSIIPTVVILFLLFVAYALLCVYTTQETQLKWAKILTMLFTVVMVIVLIGQARVMVVSFQRLDARLRAETSGPKPSEEEKSCLECLRSGDCDGCNELDCIHPIEWTPGNVTTWIAECISDLGTFADNISRHFGRYDGEQLSLALKNEMCDEFDGPNGDFQMERDCQIIYAQFHDKIQNAEAAPTPSPAPTILQQLPLPISVIYFLGLAGLYVITALLHPSEFMTLVYGFVYLLSLPSGYILLIIYSVCNMTDRSWGTREIKTPGAAAAGRSFIETLSSILKKICVCCQRDTAFVLPPDDGQINLAFEEDDESEVFDDLDDEAVALAASKGGKSFTRWRAASLARSGSQMFVKDVSDWLPYYWPNKLKNKYEKKFRENGFENTTFISGLTDKDLQAIGIKNDFHRDILMKEIKKLTEFELPGDVPDNCRGWLFSIGLDQYIKNFENYGIYSKNDMASLRSMDLGELLKDLKITKMAHINRISKAIATMRSPDESDRRISQVKSVISKQVKTRVMQQDDGRTREYKFWDTLRRECLDPDIALFSSDGDLRGKLVELRNMWLGVLLITNVLWITIVVSLTYIPELRLWDANPLSLLSLLVFGLLQLIQFLAMLYHRLRTLLHYIARLPYPLKVRAIKSIGTAVSDPMSSAGDLLSRRLTILGGNRPKGPTTFKTNPLFDNADE, encoded by the exons ATGGAGCAGCTCCTGACGTCATTACGTGGTGTAGCGGAGAGCCAGGTGGGGGAGAGAACCTTCGAGTCCCACATCTTCTTCGACGGAGGGTGTAAGCAGGGCCAGCCGTCACAGTGGGCGCTGCAGCTGCTGTCACTCATGGACCACACTCTGAAGGACGGAAACA GTAAAGAAAGCATCATCAACCAGTGCACTAAGTACAAGACGCCGTACGGGCTGCAGCTGCACTGGGACCTGCACTACGACAACGGGGAGACGGAGAGCGGCATGAGCTTCAACATTCATCTTAAGGACAACACTCTG GTGAAGAATAAGAAGAGATGGAGTCAagtgatgtacatgtcttacatcTTGGACTATGCAG TTTACTTCAGCCCAATCGGTGTTGAGTCCAAGCGGGATGCGAACGGTGCGGGAGGGTGGACAGCTGGGGAGTTCAATGATGACCAG TACCTACAGATCGACCTGGGAGAAGACATGGTGTTTACGGGAGTTGTTACCCAGGGCAAGTCGGGTACGAGCGAGTGGGTGACGCGGTACCGCCTGCTCTACAGCGACGACGGCGAGCTGTGGCAGTACTACAAGGACGACTCCGGACAGCCGGTG GAGTTTGAGGGTAACCGTGACCCAGACACCCCCGCGCGTCAGCTGCTGGATAAGCCAATCACAACGCGCTTCGTCAGCTTCAACCCCGTCCAATGGAACAACCGGATCAGTATGCGGGTAGAGGTGCTGGGATACTTGGCTACTG ACAAAGACAGGGACAATTTCATGCTGGCCACCGACGCCGATGTCAAGTTCTCCCCCCAGTCCGCCAAGGCCTTGCTGGACATCATGACCCGTGACCCTAACGTTGGTGCGGTTTGCGCGCGGACTCACCCCCTGGGGTCGGGACCCATGGTCTGGTACCAGATGTTCGACTACGCCATGGGGCACTGGTTTCAGAAG GTGGCGAACAGCGTGTTAGGTACAGTTCTCTGCTGCCCCGGCTGCTTCAGTGTGTACCGAGCGAAGGCCGTCCGAGACGCGCTGCCGACCTACGCAACAAAAGTGACCAAGGCTGAGGAGTTCCTCACCAAGGACATGGGAGAGGATCGATGGTTCTGTACTCTTCTG GTCGAGAAGGGCTGGCGGCTGGAGTACACGGCTGTGTCCGAGGACAGCACCTACTGCCCGGAGGAGTTTGACGAGTTCTTCAACCAGAGACGCCGGTGGATCCCCTCAACTGTCGCCAACCAGATGGAGCTCCTGCGGAAATGGGCGAACGGGCAGATGATCAACGACTACATCTCCAGACTCTTCATCCTTTACCAGGGCTTCCTTTTCTTCTCTATGATGATCGGACCGTCCACTGTCATCCTCATCATTGCTG CTGGCCTGGAGCTGGTTGTTGGTAACATCGGAAGCAGCATCATACCGACTGTTGTTATCCTGTTCCTGCTGTTCGTGGCGTACGCGTTACTCTGTGTGTACACAACACAGGAGACTCAACTCAAG TGGGCCAAGATTCTGACGATGCTGTTCACTGTTGTCATGGTGATCGTGCTGATCGGACAGGCGCGGGTGATGGTTGTGTCGTTCCAGAGGCTGGACGCCAGGCTGCGCGCGGAGACGTCCGGACCCAAACCCAGCGAGGAGGAGAAAA GCTGCCTGGAGTGTCTGAGGTCAGGCGATTGCGACGGTTGTAATGAACTGGACTGCATCCATCCAATCGAATGGACACCGGGCAATGTGACGACCTGGATCGCTGAGTGCATTTCCGACTTGGGAACATTCGCTGACAACATATCTCGGCATTTTGGGAGATACGA TGGAGAGCAGCTGTCCCTTGCATTAAAGAACGAGATGTGTGATGAGTTTGACGGGCCGAACGGCGACTTTCAGATGGAGAGGGACTGTCAGATCATATACGCACAATTTCATGACAAGATACAGAATGCTG AGGCTGCCCCCACACCCTCCCCTGCACCGACCATCCTGCAGCAGCTGCCCCTCCCCATCAGCGTCATCTACTTCCTGGGTCTGGCAGGTCTCTACGTCATCACGGCCCTGCTGCACCCGTCAGAGTTCATGACACTGGTGTACGGGTTCGTGTACCTGCTGAGTTTGCCGTCTGGATACATCCTGCTCATCATCTACAGCGTCTGTAATATGACGGATAGATCATGGG GTACCCGTGAGATAAAGACACCAGGCGCTGCCGCCGCCGGGAGGAGCTTCATTGAGACACTGTCGAGCATACTGAAGAAAATATGCGT TTGCTGCCAGAGAGACACGGCGTTTGTACTCCCCCCGGATGACGGGCAAATCAACCTCGCGTTCGAGGAGGATGATGAGTCAGAAGTTTTTGATGATCTGGATGACGAAG CTGTAGCTTTGGCTGCATCAAAAGGAGGCAAATCGTTCACACGCTGGAGAGCCGCAAGCCTCGCGAGATCCGGCAGCCAGATGTTTGTAAAAGACGTCTCTGATTGGCTCCCATATTACTGGCCAAATAAGCTAAAG AATAAGTACGAGAAGAAGTTTCGTGAGAACGGTTTTGAAAACACAACCTTCATTTCCGGTTTGACAGACAAG GATCTCCAGGCTATCGGCATCAAGAACGACTTCCACAGAGACATTCTCATGAAGGAAATCAAGAAGCTCACGGAATTCGAGCTGCCAGGAGACGTGCCT GACAACTGCAGAGGGTGGCTCTTCTCCATCGGACTTGACCAGTACATCAAGAACTTTGAAAACTATGGCATCTACTCCAAGAACGACATGGCTAGCCTGCGGAGTATGGACCTCGGCGAGCTACTGAAAGATCTGAAGATCACGAAGATGG CACACATCAATCGGATCAGCAAAGCAATAGCGACAATGAGAAGTCCTGACGAAT CTGACAGACGGATCAGCCAGGTGAAGTCCGTGATCAGTAAGCAGGTGAAGACGCGCGTTATGCAGCAGGATGACGGCAGGACCCGCGAGTACAAGTTCTGGGACACGCTCCGGAGGGAGTGTCTGGACCCGGACATCGCGCTTTTCAGCTCGGACGGCGATCTGAG AGGGAAGCTGGTTGAGCTGCGGAACATGTGGCTGGGAGTCCTGCTCATCACTAACGTGCTGTGGATCACCATTGTGGTGTCCCTCACCTACATCCCGGAACTCAGACTGTGGGACGCCAACCCGCTCAGTCTGCTGTCACTGCTGGTGTTCGGTCTGCTACAG TTGATCCAGTTCCTGGCTATGCTGTACCACCGGTTGAGAACGTTACTGCACTACATCGCCAGATTGCCCTACCCGCTCAAAGTGCGCGCTATCAAGAGTATAGGaa CAGCCGTGAGCGACCCCATGTCGAGTGCAGGAGACCTCCTCTCCCGACGCCTGACGATACTCGGGGGAAATCGCCCCAAGGGCCCGACCACCTTCAAGACAAACCCGCTGTTTGACAATGCAGATGAATGA
- the LOC136425510 gene encoding uncharacterized protein isoform X2, translated as MEQLLTSLRGVAESQVGERTFESHIFFDGGCKQGQPSQWALQLLSLMDHTLKDGNSKESIINQCTKYKTPYGLQLHWDLHYDNGETESGMSFNIHLKDNTLVKNKKRWSQVMYMSYILDYAVYFSPIGVESKRDANGAGGWTAGEFNDDQYLQIDLGEDMVFTGVVTQGKSGTSEWVTRYRLLYSDDGELWQYYKDDSGQPVEFEGNRDPDTPARQLLDKPITTRFVSFNPVQWNNRISMRVEVLGYLATDKDRDNFMLATDADVKFSPQSAKALLDIMTRDPNVGAVCARTHPLGSGPMVWYQMFDYAMGHWFQKVANSVLGTVLCCPGCFSVYRAKAVRDALPTYATKVTKAEEFLTKDMGEDRWFCTLLVEKGWRLEYTAVSEDSTYCPEEFDEFFNQRRRWIPSTVANQMELLRKWANGQMINDYISRLFILYQGFLFFSMMIGPSTVILIIAAGLELVVGNIGSSIIPTVVILFLLFVAYALLCVYTTQETQLKWAKILTMLFTVVMVIVLIGQARVMVVSFQRLDARLRAETSGPKPSEEEKSCLECLRSGDCDGCNELDCIHPIEWTPGNVTTWIAECISDLGTFADNISRHFGRYDGEQLSLALKNEMCDEFDGPNGDFQMERDCQIIYAQFHDKIQNAEAAPTPSPAPTILQQLPLPISVIYFLGLAGLYVITALLHPSEFMTLVYGFVYLLSLPSGYILLIIYSVCNMTDRSWGTREIKTPGAAAAGRSFIETLSSILKKICVCCQRDTAFVLPPDDGQINLAFEEDDESEVFDDLDDEAVALAASKGGKSFTRWRAASLARSGSQMFVKDVSDWLPYYWPNKLKNKYEKKFRENGFENTTFISGLTDKDLQAIGIKNDFHRDILMKEIKKLTEFELPGDVPDNCRGWLFSIGLDQYIKNFENYGIYSKNDMASLRSMDLGELLKDLKITKMAHINRISKAIATMRSPDESDRRISQVKSVISKQVKTRVMQQDDGRTREYKFWDTLRRECLDPDIALFSSDGDLRGKLVELRNMWLGVLLITNVLWITIVVSLTYIPELRLWDANPLSLLSLLVFGLLQLIQFLAMLYHRLRTLLHYIARLPYPLKVRAIKSIGTVSDPMSSAGDLLSRRLTILGGNRPKGPTTFKTNPLFDNADE; from the exons ATGGAGCAGCTCCTGACGTCATTACGTGGTGTAGCGGAGAGCCAGGTGGGGGAGAGAACCTTCGAGTCCCACATCTTCTTCGACGGAGGGTGTAAGCAGGGCCAGCCGTCACAGTGGGCGCTGCAGCTGCTGTCACTCATGGACCACACTCTGAAGGACGGAAACA GTAAAGAAAGCATCATCAACCAGTGCACTAAGTACAAGACGCCGTACGGGCTGCAGCTGCACTGGGACCTGCACTACGACAACGGGGAGACGGAGAGCGGCATGAGCTTCAACATTCATCTTAAGGACAACACTCTG GTGAAGAATAAGAAGAGATGGAGTCAagtgatgtacatgtcttacatcTTGGACTATGCAG TTTACTTCAGCCCAATCGGTGTTGAGTCCAAGCGGGATGCGAACGGTGCGGGAGGGTGGACAGCTGGGGAGTTCAATGATGACCAG TACCTACAGATCGACCTGGGAGAAGACATGGTGTTTACGGGAGTTGTTACCCAGGGCAAGTCGGGTACGAGCGAGTGGGTGACGCGGTACCGCCTGCTCTACAGCGACGACGGCGAGCTGTGGCAGTACTACAAGGACGACTCCGGACAGCCGGTG GAGTTTGAGGGTAACCGTGACCCAGACACCCCCGCGCGTCAGCTGCTGGATAAGCCAATCACAACGCGCTTCGTCAGCTTCAACCCCGTCCAATGGAACAACCGGATCAGTATGCGGGTAGAGGTGCTGGGATACTTGGCTACTG ACAAAGACAGGGACAATTTCATGCTGGCCACCGACGCCGATGTCAAGTTCTCCCCCCAGTCCGCCAAGGCCTTGCTGGACATCATGACCCGTGACCCTAACGTTGGTGCGGTTTGCGCGCGGACTCACCCCCTGGGGTCGGGACCCATGGTCTGGTACCAGATGTTCGACTACGCCATGGGGCACTGGTTTCAGAAG GTGGCGAACAGCGTGTTAGGTACAGTTCTCTGCTGCCCCGGCTGCTTCAGTGTGTACCGAGCGAAGGCCGTCCGAGACGCGCTGCCGACCTACGCAACAAAAGTGACCAAGGCTGAGGAGTTCCTCACCAAGGACATGGGAGAGGATCGATGGTTCTGTACTCTTCTG GTCGAGAAGGGCTGGCGGCTGGAGTACACGGCTGTGTCCGAGGACAGCACCTACTGCCCGGAGGAGTTTGACGAGTTCTTCAACCAGAGACGCCGGTGGATCCCCTCAACTGTCGCCAACCAGATGGAGCTCCTGCGGAAATGGGCGAACGGGCAGATGATCAACGACTACATCTCCAGACTCTTCATCCTTTACCAGGGCTTCCTTTTCTTCTCTATGATGATCGGACCGTCCACTGTCATCCTCATCATTGCTG CTGGCCTGGAGCTGGTTGTTGGTAACATCGGAAGCAGCATCATACCGACTGTTGTTATCCTGTTCCTGCTGTTCGTGGCGTACGCGTTACTCTGTGTGTACACAACACAGGAGACTCAACTCAAG TGGGCCAAGATTCTGACGATGCTGTTCACTGTTGTCATGGTGATCGTGCTGATCGGACAGGCGCGGGTGATGGTTGTGTCGTTCCAGAGGCTGGACGCCAGGCTGCGCGCGGAGACGTCCGGACCCAAACCCAGCGAGGAGGAGAAAA GCTGCCTGGAGTGTCTGAGGTCAGGCGATTGCGACGGTTGTAATGAACTGGACTGCATCCATCCAATCGAATGGACACCGGGCAATGTGACGACCTGGATCGCTGAGTGCATTTCCGACTTGGGAACATTCGCTGACAACATATCTCGGCATTTTGGGAGATACGA TGGAGAGCAGCTGTCCCTTGCATTAAAGAACGAGATGTGTGATGAGTTTGACGGGCCGAACGGCGACTTTCAGATGGAGAGGGACTGTCAGATCATATACGCACAATTTCATGACAAGATACAGAATGCTG AGGCTGCCCCCACACCCTCCCCTGCACCGACCATCCTGCAGCAGCTGCCCCTCCCCATCAGCGTCATCTACTTCCTGGGTCTGGCAGGTCTCTACGTCATCACGGCCCTGCTGCACCCGTCAGAGTTCATGACACTGGTGTACGGGTTCGTGTACCTGCTGAGTTTGCCGTCTGGATACATCCTGCTCATCATCTACAGCGTCTGTAATATGACGGATAGATCATGGG GTACCCGTGAGATAAAGACACCAGGCGCTGCCGCCGCCGGGAGGAGCTTCATTGAGACACTGTCGAGCATACTGAAGAAAATATGCGT TTGCTGCCAGAGAGACACGGCGTTTGTACTCCCCCCGGATGACGGGCAAATCAACCTCGCGTTCGAGGAGGATGATGAGTCAGAAGTTTTTGATGATCTGGATGACGAAG CTGTAGCTTTGGCTGCATCAAAAGGAGGCAAATCGTTCACACGCTGGAGAGCCGCAAGCCTCGCGAGATCCGGCAGCCAGATGTTTGTAAAAGACGTCTCTGATTGGCTCCCATATTACTGGCCAAATAAGCTAAAG AATAAGTACGAGAAGAAGTTTCGTGAGAACGGTTTTGAAAACACAACCTTCATTTCCGGTTTGACAGACAAG GATCTCCAGGCTATCGGCATCAAGAACGACTTCCACAGAGACATTCTCATGAAGGAAATCAAGAAGCTCACGGAATTCGAGCTGCCAGGAGACGTGCCT GACAACTGCAGAGGGTGGCTCTTCTCCATCGGACTTGACCAGTACATCAAGAACTTTGAAAACTATGGCATCTACTCCAAGAACGACATGGCTAGCCTGCGGAGTATGGACCTCGGCGAGCTACTGAAAGATCTGAAGATCACGAAGATGG CACACATCAATCGGATCAGCAAAGCAATAGCGACAATGAGAAGTCCTGACGAAT CTGACAGACGGATCAGCCAGGTGAAGTCCGTGATCAGTAAGCAGGTGAAGACGCGCGTTATGCAGCAGGATGACGGCAGGACCCGCGAGTACAAGTTCTGGGACACGCTCCGGAGGGAGTGTCTGGACCCGGACATCGCGCTTTTCAGCTCGGACGGCGATCTGAG AGGGAAGCTGGTTGAGCTGCGGAACATGTGGCTGGGAGTCCTGCTCATCACTAACGTGCTGTGGATCACCATTGTGGTGTCCCTCACCTACATCCCGGAACTCAGACTGTGGGACGCCAACCCGCTCAGTCTGCTGTCACTGCTGGTGTTCGGTCTGCTACAG TTGATCCAGTTCCTGGCTATGCTGTACCACCGGTTGAGAACGTTACTGCACTACATCGCCAGATTGCCCTACCCGCTCAAAGTGCGCGCTATCAAGAGTATAGGaa CCGTGAGCGACCCCATGTCGAGTGCAGGAGACCTCCTCTCCCGACGCCTGACGATACTCGGGGGAAATCGCCCCAAGGGCCCGACCACCTTCAAGACAAACCCGCTGTTTGACAATGCAGATGAATGA
- the LOC136425510 gene encoding uncharacterized protein isoform X3 translates to MQDLPIAILAHSLVVYFSPIGVESKRDANGAGGWTAGEFNDDQYLQIDLGEDMVFTGVVTQGKSGTSEWVTRYRLLYSDDGELWQYYKDDSGQPVEFEGNRDPDTPARQLLDKPITTRFVSFNPVQWNNRISMRVEVLGYLATDKDRDNFMLATDADVKFSPQSAKALLDIMTRDPNVGAVCARTHPLGSGPMVWYQMFDYAMGHWFQKVANSVLGTVLCCPGCFSVYRAKAVRDALPTYATKVTKAEEFLTKDMGEDRWFCTLLVEKGWRLEYTAVSEDSTYCPEEFDEFFNQRRRWIPSTVANQMELLRKWANGQMINDYISRLFILYQGFLFFSMMIGPSTVILIIAAGLELVVGNIGSSIIPTVVILFLLFVAYALLCVYTTQETQLKWAKILTMLFTVVMVIVLIGQARVMVVSFQRLDARLRAETSGPKPSEEEKSCLECLRSGDCDGCNELDCIHPIEWTPGNVTTWIAECISDLGTFADNISRHFGRYDGEQLSLALKNEMCDEFDGPNGDFQMERDCQIIYAQFHDKIQNAEAAPTPSPAPTILQQLPLPISVIYFLGLAGLYVITALLHPSEFMTLVYGFVYLLSLPSGYILLIIYSVCNMTDRSWGTREIKTPGAAAAGRSFIETLSSILKKICVCCQRDTAFVLPPDDGQINLAFEEDDESEVFDDLDDEAVALAASKGGKSFTRWRAASLARSGSQMFVKDVSDWLPYYWPNKLKNKYEKKFRENGFENTTFISGLTDKDLQAIGIKNDFHRDILMKEIKKLTEFELPGDVPDNCRGWLFSIGLDQYIKNFENYGIYSKNDMASLRSMDLGELLKDLKITKMAHINRISKAIATMRSPDESDRRISQVKSVISKQVKTRVMQQDDGRTREYKFWDTLRRECLDPDIALFSSDGDLRGKLVELRNMWLGVLLITNVLWITIVVSLTYIPELRLWDANPLSLLSLLVFGLLQLIQFLAMLYHRLRTLLHYIARLPYPLKVRAIKSIGTAVSDPMSSAGDLLSRRLTILGGNRPKGPTTFKTNPLFDNADE, encoded by the exons ATGCAG gactTGCCCATCGCTATACTTGCCCATTCCCTTGTAGTTTACTTCAGCCCAATCGGTGTTGAGTCCAAGCGGGATGCGAACGGTGCGGGAGGGTGGACAGCTGGGGAGTTCAATGATGACCAG TACCTACAGATCGACCTGGGAGAAGACATGGTGTTTACGGGAGTTGTTACCCAGGGCAAGTCGGGTACGAGCGAGTGGGTGACGCGGTACCGCCTGCTCTACAGCGACGACGGCGAGCTGTGGCAGTACTACAAGGACGACTCCGGACAGCCGGTG GAGTTTGAGGGTAACCGTGACCCAGACACCCCCGCGCGTCAGCTGCTGGATAAGCCAATCACAACGCGCTTCGTCAGCTTCAACCCCGTCCAATGGAACAACCGGATCAGTATGCGGGTAGAGGTGCTGGGATACTTGGCTACTG ACAAAGACAGGGACAATTTCATGCTGGCCACCGACGCCGATGTCAAGTTCTCCCCCCAGTCCGCCAAGGCCTTGCTGGACATCATGACCCGTGACCCTAACGTTGGTGCGGTTTGCGCGCGGACTCACCCCCTGGGGTCGGGACCCATGGTCTGGTACCAGATGTTCGACTACGCCATGGGGCACTGGTTTCAGAAG GTGGCGAACAGCGTGTTAGGTACAGTTCTCTGCTGCCCCGGCTGCTTCAGTGTGTACCGAGCGAAGGCCGTCCGAGACGCGCTGCCGACCTACGCAACAAAAGTGACCAAGGCTGAGGAGTTCCTCACCAAGGACATGGGAGAGGATCGATGGTTCTGTACTCTTCTG GTCGAGAAGGGCTGGCGGCTGGAGTACACGGCTGTGTCCGAGGACAGCACCTACTGCCCGGAGGAGTTTGACGAGTTCTTCAACCAGAGACGCCGGTGGATCCCCTCAACTGTCGCCAACCAGATGGAGCTCCTGCGGAAATGGGCGAACGGGCAGATGATCAACGACTACATCTCCAGACTCTTCATCCTTTACCAGGGCTTCCTTTTCTTCTCTATGATGATCGGACCGTCCACTGTCATCCTCATCATTGCTG CTGGCCTGGAGCTGGTTGTTGGTAACATCGGAAGCAGCATCATACCGACTGTTGTTATCCTGTTCCTGCTGTTCGTGGCGTACGCGTTACTCTGTGTGTACACAACACAGGAGACTCAACTCAAG TGGGCCAAGATTCTGACGATGCTGTTCACTGTTGTCATGGTGATCGTGCTGATCGGACAGGCGCGGGTGATGGTTGTGTCGTTCCAGAGGCTGGACGCCAGGCTGCGCGCGGAGACGTCCGGACCCAAACCCAGCGAGGAGGAGAAAA GCTGCCTGGAGTGTCTGAGGTCAGGCGATTGCGACGGTTGTAATGAACTGGACTGCATCCATCCAATCGAATGGACACCGGGCAATGTGACGACCTGGATCGCTGAGTGCATTTCCGACTTGGGAACATTCGCTGACAACATATCTCGGCATTTTGGGAGATACGA TGGAGAGCAGCTGTCCCTTGCATTAAAGAACGAGATGTGTGATGAGTTTGACGGGCCGAACGGCGACTTTCAGATGGAGAGGGACTGTCAGATCATATACGCACAATTTCATGACAAGATACAGAATGCTG AGGCTGCCCCCACACCCTCCCCTGCACCGACCATCCTGCAGCAGCTGCCCCTCCCCATCAGCGTCATCTACTTCCTGGGTCTGGCAGGTCTCTACGTCATCACGGCCCTGCTGCACCCGTCAGAGTTCATGACACTGGTGTACGGGTTCGTGTACCTGCTGAGTTTGCCGTCTGGATACATCCTGCTCATCATCTACAGCGTCTGTAATATGACGGATAGATCATGGG GTACCCGTGAGATAAAGACACCAGGCGCTGCCGCCGCCGGGAGGAGCTTCATTGAGACACTGTCGAGCATACTGAAGAAAATATGCGT TTGCTGCCAGAGAGACACGGCGTTTGTACTCCCCCCGGATGACGGGCAAATCAACCTCGCGTTCGAGGAGGATGATGAGTCAGAAGTTTTTGATGATCTGGATGACGAAG CTGTAGCTTTGGCTGCATCAAAAGGAGGCAAATCGTTCACACGCTGGAGAGCCGCAAGCCTCGCGAGATCCGGCAGCCAGATGTTTGTAAAAGACGTCTCTGATTGGCTCCCATATTACTGGCCAAATAAGCTAAAG AATAAGTACGAGAAGAAGTTTCGTGAGAACGGTTTTGAAAACACAACCTTCATTTCCGGTTTGACAGACAAG GATCTCCAGGCTATCGGCATCAAGAACGACTTCCACAGAGACATTCTCATGAAGGAAATCAAGAAGCTCACGGAATTCGAGCTGCCAGGAGACGTGCCT GACAACTGCAGAGGGTGGCTCTTCTCCATCGGACTTGACCAGTACATCAAGAACTTTGAAAACTATGGCATCTACTCCAAGAACGACATGGCTAGCCTGCGGAGTATGGACCTCGGCGAGCTACTGAAAGATCTGAAGATCACGAAGATGG CACACATCAATCGGATCAGCAAAGCAATAGCGACAATGAGAAGTCCTGACGAAT CTGACAGACGGATCAGCCAGGTGAAGTCCGTGATCAGTAAGCAGGTGAAGACGCGCGTTATGCAGCAGGATGACGGCAGGACCCGCGAGTACAAGTTCTGGGACACGCTCCGGAGGGAGTGTCTGGACCCGGACATCGCGCTTTTCAGCTCGGACGGCGATCTGAG AGGGAAGCTGGTTGAGCTGCGGAACATGTGGCTGGGAGTCCTGCTCATCACTAACGTGCTGTGGATCACCATTGTGGTGTCCCTCACCTACATCCCGGAACTCAGACTGTGGGACGCCAACCCGCTCAGTCTGCTGTCACTGCTGGTGTTCGGTCTGCTACAG TTGATCCAGTTCCTGGCTATGCTGTACCACCGGTTGAGAACGTTACTGCACTACATCGCCAGATTGCCCTACCCGCTCAAAGTGCGCGCTATCAAGAGTATAGGaa CAGCCGTGAGCGACCCCATGTCGAGTGCAGGAGACCTCCTCTCCCGACGCCTGACGATACTCGGGGGAAATCGCCCCAAGGGCCCGACCACCTTCAAGACAAACCCGCTGTTTGACAATGCAGATGAATGA